The proteins below are encoded in one region of Arthrobacter sp. CJ23:
- a CDS encoding CinA family protein, whose amino-acid sequence MSRTTAETAASAVALAISRGLTVATAESLTAGLVAATLADTPGASGMLQGGVVAYQNSVKASVLGVSAELLDAAGSVDGDVAAAMADGARRACGADVGVSTTGVAGPEPHDGKAVGTVFIGIATEQGSTSFGYSLAGERPAIREQACTAALERLLEALERPSYHS is encoded by the coding sequence ATGAGCCGCACCACCGCCGAAACGGCGGCCTCCGCCGTCGCGCTGGCCATTTCCCGGGGCTTGACCGTGGCCACCGCCGAATCGCTGACCGCGGGCCTCGTCGCAGCGACCCTCGCCGATACGCCGGGGGCGTCCGGCATGCTGCAGGGTGGCGTGGTGGCCTACCAGAATTCAGTCAAGGCCAGCGTCCTCGGGGTTTCGGCCGAACTGCTCGACGCCGCGGGCTCGGTGGACGGCGACGTTGCCGCCGCGATGGCCGACGGCGCCCGGCGCGCCTGCGGGGCCGACGTCGGGGTGTCCACCACCGGGGTCGCCGGACCCGAGCCGCACGACGGCAAAGCGGTCGGCACCGTTTTCATCGGGATTGCGACGGAACAGGGCTCGACGTCGTTCGGCTACAGCCTCGCGGGGGAGCGGCCCGCCATCCGGGAACAGGCCTGCACAGCCGCCCTTGAACGGCTGCTCGAGGCGCTGGAAAGGCCCAGTTACCACTCGTAA
- a CDS encoding regulatory protein RecX codes for MDSAVAADPEPDPASVARAIVLRQLTNSPKSRLQLARKLAERNVPEDVAEAVLDRFEEVRLIDDAEFAQMWVRSRSRSRKLAKGAIRRELADKGIDQDTAEDALGQLSEQAEEQAARDLVARKLPAGVDLSDRAERDKHTRRLASMLARKGYQPSMAFRIVAEVLAQARTEAGTLD; via the coding sequence GTGGACTCGGCGGTGGCGGCCGACCCGGAGCCCGATCCGGCCTCCGTCGCCCGGGCGATCGTGCTGCGCCAGCTGACCAACTCGCCCAAGAGCAGGCTTCAGCTGGCCCGGAAACTTGCCGAGCGCAATGTTCCCGAGGACGTTGCTGAGGCCGTGCTGGATCGCTTCGAAGAGGTCCGGCTGATCGATGACGCCGAGTTCGCCCAGATGTGGGTCCGCAGCCGCTCCCGGAGCCGGAAGCTGGCCAAGGGCGCCATCCGGCGCGAACTTGCCGACAAGGGCATCGACCAGGACACCGCCGAGGACGCCCTGGGGCAATTGAGCGAGCAGGCCGAAGAGCAGGCCGCACGGGATCTGGTGGCACGCAAGCTGCCGGCCGGCGTCGACCTTTCCGATCGTGCTGAACGTGACAAGCACACGCGACGGCTGGCCTCCATGCTCGCGCGCAAGGGTTACCAGCCGTCCATGGCATTCCGGATCGTGGCCGAGGTCCTGGCCCAGGCCCGTACCGAAGCCGGTACCCTTGACTAG
- a CDS encoding DNA translocase FtsK encodes MATRTSSAPRGSSSSKSGGTGRGAATAKTGTARTRQLPAVEPHQPFPVRALSWAWQGIGHMVGAGIRRIGYDVSDLDPADRRDGAALFNLVLGIFIATFAWWGFTGWLPDAVYSIVNGTFGWMSLLLPLMLFVCAFRLFRQPQDGRGNNRVGIGFLIMTIAGSGLAHIIGGQPTVAEGFDGLRRAGGMLGFLAASPLAAIHAAVPVIAYGVLAVVSLLIVTATPFTAIPGRIRGAYEHLMGLDLADRAPEDDGHDRSYLYESDAAKPKRKKRMRFFGKDHDDDAGLEGYVGDEPFEHAIVDDDEKEAPRASAPRVPPGVRRPTPAEIAVEKIKAAQGLGAGTAGHSSPDHSMEHPTEAIPLVIPGQAAPVPARPAAPPMPPTPIPQRTEQLSLAGDITYTLPASEFLTPGSIPKERTEANDAIVAALTDTLVQFNVDAAVTGFSRGPTVTRYEIELSPGTKVERVTALSKNISYAVASSDVRILSPIPGKSAIGIEIPNTDRETVSLGDVLRSQNARRTDHPMVMGVGKDVEGGYVVANLAKMPHLLVAGATGAGKSSFVNSMITSILMRATPDEVRMVMVDPKRVELTAYEGVPHLITPIITNPKKAAEALQWVVREMDARYDDLANYGYKHIDDFNKAVRAGKVTPPVDSKRVIRPYPYLLVIVDELADLMMVAPRDVEDSIVRITQLARAAGIHLVLATQRPSVDVVTGLIKANVPSRMAFATSSVTDSRVVLDQPGAEKLIGQGDALFLPMGASKAMRVQGAWVTESEIHRVVEHVKGQLQAVYREDVAPEAQKKQIDDDIGDDLEVLLQATELVVTTQFGSTSMLQRKLRVGFAKAGRLMDLLESRGVVGPSEGSKARDVLVKPDDLAPVLAAMKGQDAPATPDAHTAALSDNANANIAVGGYAEDLVANDLEARKQAVEYYDGADGTDEDDDGEDAWSLTGR; translated from the coding sequence ATGGCGACCCGTACTTCCTCCGCGCCTAGAGGCAGCTCCAGCAGTAAGTCCGGCGGCACAGGCCGGGGCGCAGCCACAGCCAAAACGGGCACGGCCCGCACCAGGCAACTGCCCGCCGTCGAACCCCACCAGCCCTTCCCCGTGCGCGCCCTCAGCTGGGCCTGGCAGGGAATCGGCCACATGGTGGGGGCCGGGATCCGCCGCATCGGCTACGACGTCAGCGACCTCGACCCGGCGGACCGACGCGACGGCGCCGCCTTGTTCAACCTGGTGCTGGGCATCTTCATCGCCACGTTCGCGTGGTGGGGTTTCACCGGCTGGCTCCCGGATGCCGTGTACAGCATCGTCAACGGAACCTTCGGCTGGATGTCGCTGCTGCTTCCGCTCATGCTCTTCGTCTGCGCCTTCCGGCTCTTCCGGCAGCCGCAGGACGGCCGCGGCAACAACCGGGTGGGCATCGGCTTCCTGATCATGACGATTGCCGGCAGCGGCCTGGCACACATCATCGGCGGACAGCCCACGGTCGCCGAAGGCTTCGACGGGCTCCGGCGTGCCGGCGGCATGCTCGGATTCCTGGCGGCCTCGCCCCTGGCCGCCATCCATGCGGCCGTCCCGGTCATCGCCTACGGGGTCCTGGCCGTTGTCTCGCTCCTGATCGTCACCGCAACGCCGTTCACGGCCATCCCCGGCCGGATCCGCGGCGCCTACGAGCACCTCATGGGCCTGGACCTCGCCGACCGGGCGCCCGAGGACGACGGACACGACCGCAGCTACCTCTACGAAAGCGATGCCGCCAAGCCGAAGCGGAAGAAACGCATGCGCTTCTTCGGCAAGGACCACGACGACGACGCCGGCCTCGAGGGCTATGTGGGGGACGAGCCGTTCGAGCACGCCATCGTCGACGACGACGAGAAGGAGGCCCCGCGGGCATCGGCGCCCCGTGTGCCGCCCGGTGTCCGCCGCCCCACTCCGGCCGAGATCGCCGTCGAGAAGATCAAGGCGGCCCAGGGCCTGGGCGCCGGCACCGCCGGCCACTCCTCCCCGGACCACTCCATGGAGCACCCCACCGAGGCCATCCCCCTGGTCATTCCCGGGCAGGCCGCCCCCGTCCCCGCCAGGCCGGCGGCCCCGCCGATGCCGCCCACGCCCATCCCGCAGCGCACCGAACAGCTCTCGCTCGCCGGTGACATCACCTACACGCTCCCGGCGTCCGAATTCCTGACGCCCGGGTCCATCCCCAAGGAGCGCACGGAGGCGAACGACGCCATCGTGGCGGCACTGACGGACACCCTGGTCCAGTTCAACGTTGACGCCGCCGTCACGGGCTTCAGCCGCGGCCCCACCGTCACGCGCTACGAGATCGAGCTGTCCCCGGGCACCAAGGTGGAGCGCGTCACGGCGCTGTCCAAGAACATCTCCTACGCGGTCGCCTCCAGTGATGTCCGCATCCTCAGCCCCATCCCCGGCAAGTCGGCCATCGGCATCGAGATCCCCAACACGGACCGCGAAACCGTCTCGCTGGGCGATGTCCTGCGCAGCCAGAACGCCCGGCGGACCGACCACCCCATGGTCATGGGCGTGGGCAAGGACGTGGAGGGCGGCTACGTGGTGGCCAACCTGGCCAAGATGCCGCACCTGCTCGTGGCCGGTGCCACCGGCGCGGGCAAGTCGTCCTTCGTGAACTCCATGATCACCTCCATCCTGATGCGCGCCACCCCGGACGAGGTCCGCATGGTCATGGTGGACCCCAAGCGCGTGGAACTCACCGCGTACGAGGGCGTCCCGCACCTCATCACGCCCATCATCACCAACCCCAAGAAAGCCGCCGAGGCCCTGCAGTGGGTGGTCCGTGAAATGGACGCCCGCTACGACGACCTCGCCAACTACGGCTACAAGCACATCGACGACTTCAACAAGGCCGTCCGTGCGGGCAAAGTCACGCCCCCCGTCGATTCCAAGCGCGTCATCAGGCCGTACCCGTACCTTCTGGTGATCGTGGACGAGCTCGCCGACCTCATGATGGTGGCCCCACGCGACGTCGAAGACTCCATCGTGCGCATCACCCAGCTGGCCCGTGCCGCCGGCATCCACCTGGTGCTGGCCACGCAGCGCCCGTCCGTGGACGTCGTCACCGGCCTCATCAAGGCCAATGTGCCCTCCCGCATGGCGTTCGCCACATCCTCCGTGACGGACTCCCGCGTGGTCCTGGACCAGCCGGGCGCCGAAAAGCTCATCGGCCAGGGCGACGCCCTCTTCCTGCCCATGGGCGCCTCCAAGGCCATGCGCGTGCAGGGTGCCTGGGTCACCGAATCCGAAATCCACCGCGTAGTGGAACACGTCAAGGGCCAGCTGCAGGCCGTCTACCGCGAGGACGTCGCCCCCGAGGCGCAGAAGAAGCAGATCGACGACGACATCGGGGACGACCTCGAGGTCCTGCTGCAGGCCACCGAACTCGTGGTCACCACGCAGTTCGGCTCCACCTCGATGCTGCAGCGCAAGCTGCGGGTCGGTTTCGCGAAGGCCGGCCGGCTCATGGACCTGCTTGAGTCCCGCGGCGTGGTGGGTCCCTCCGAAGGCTCCAAGGCCCGCGATGTCCTGGTGAAGCCGGACGACCTCGCCCCGGTCCTTGCCGCCATGAAGGGCCAGGACGCCCCGGCAACACCTGACGCCCACACTGCGGCGCTGAGCGACAACGCCAATGCGAACATCGCCGTCGGGGGCTATGCGGAAGACCTCGTCGCCAACGACCTCGAGGCCCGGAAGCAGGCCGTGGAATACTACGACGGCGCGGACGGCACCGACGAGGACGACGACGGCGAGGACGCCTGGTCGCTCACCGGGAGGTAG
- the pgsA gene encoding CDP-diacylglycerol--glycerol-3-phosphate 3-phosphatidyltransferase, producing the protein MTKTEGDNARSSSSDVWNLPNILTMLRIALVPFFVWFLLADDGRHGLWRWAAVLAFAVAIYTDKLDGDIARSRGLVTNFGKIADPIADKLLIGSALVMLSVLGELPWWITIVILVREWGITALRFVVIRYGVMPASRGGKLKTVVQTIAIFLYILPVKSFAPWLGDIAFWVMIVALAITVWTGVEYVVQALRLRAAGRRA; encoded by the coding sequence GTGACTAAAACCGAGGGTGACAACGCCCGTTCCAGCAGCTCCGACGTCTGGAACCTGCCCAATATCCTCACGATGCTCCGCATCGCCTTGGTCCCCTTCTTCGTCTGGTTCCTGCTCGCCGACGACGGCCGGCACGGGCTGTGGCGCTGGGCCGCGGTGCTTGCCTTCGCGGTGGCCATCTACACCGACAAACTCGATGGCGACATCGCCCGCAGCCGCGGACTGGTCACCAACTTCGGCAAGATCGCCGACCCCATCGCCGACAAACTGCTGATCGGCTCGGCCCTGGTGATGCTGTCCGTGCTCGGCGAACTGCCGTGGTGGATCACCATCGTCATCCTGGTCCGCGAATGGGGCATCACGGCGCTGCGCTTCGTGGTCATCCGCTACGGGGTCATGCCGGCCTCGCGCGGCGGCAAGCTCAAGACCGTGGTGCAGACCATTGCCATCTTCCTCTACATCCTGCCCGTGAAATCCTTCGCCCCCTGGCTGGGCGACATCGCGTTCTGGGTCATGATCGTGGCACTGGCCATCACCGTCTGGACCGGCGTCGAATACGTCGTCCAGGCACTCCGGCTCCGGGCTGCGGGCCGGCGCGCATGA
- a CDS encoding carbon-nitrogen hydrolase family protein, protein MTAEPPHASSTISGPGADLPATPGVSPTLTVSAVQYEAVAGDIPANAAAHMRLIEDAHSHGARLVVFPELSLLGYELGPLRADPAGEAGGQSPWLRQEDPSLAGLREICRRTGITTVAGAAWRDPDGTPRLASLIVAPGGEVRAVHKTHLHGPERELFVPGTGPGYLAVDGWKVALAVCADAAHPSHAAMAADAGADVYAVSALYAEGEETRLGLHLGARAMDNRMFSILANLGGTTPLGESCGLSGAWGPDGRQLAQASGTRTAMATATLQQSSLVPFRTTLTAIAPPSFS, encoded by the coding sequence ATGACTGCCGAGCCGCCTCACGCATCAAGCACGATTTCCGGCCCCGGGGCGGACCTTCCCGCCACCCCGGGAGTTTCACCGACCCTGACGGTCAGTGCCGTCCAGTATGAGGCCGTCGCCGGTGACATCCCCGCCAACGCCGCCGCGCACATGCGGCTCATTGAAGACGCCCACTCCCATGGAGCCCGCCTGGTGGTCTTCCCCGAGCTGTCCCTGCTTGGCTATGAACTCGGGCCGCTGAGGGCGGATCCGGCCGGGGAAGCGGGCGGGCAATCGCCATGGCTCCGGCAGGAGGATCCCAGCTTGGCCGGCCTCCGGGAGATCTGCCGCCGCACGGGCATCACCACGGTGGCCGGAGCGGCCTGGCGCGATCCGGACGGGACCCCGCGCCTTGCCTCCTTGATCGTCGCTCCGGGCGGGGAAGTGCGGGCAGTCCACAAGACGCACCTCCACGGACCCGAACGTGAACTATTCGTCCCGGGAACCGGGCCGGGATACCTTGCGGTTGACGGCTGGAAGGTTGCGCTGGCCGTGTGCGCCGACGCGGCCCACCCTTCGCACGCGGCAATGGCCGCCGACGCCGGTGCGGACGTCTATGCGGTCTCCGCCCTTTACGCCGAGGGTGAGGAGACCCGCCTGGGACTGCACTTGGGCGCCCGCGCCATGGACAACCGCATGTTCAGCATCCTGGCGAACCTCGGCGGCACCACGCCGCTGGGGGAGTCGTGCGGCCTCAGCGGAGCCTGGGGGCCGGATGGCCGGCAGCTCGCCCAGGCGTCCGGCACGCGTACGGCGATGGCCACCGCCACGCTCCAGCAGTCCAGCCTGGTGCCGTTTCGCACGACGTTGACGGCCATCGCCCCGCCGTCATTCTCCTAA
- a CDS encoding ribonuclease J yields the protein MTQTALPGLATPPKLPKGTLRIVPLGGLGEIGRNMAVFEIDGKLLVVDCGVLFPEETQPGVDLILPDFSYIEDRLDDVVAIVLTHGHEDHIGAVPYLLRLRPDLPLVGSQLTLALVEAKLQEHRIKPYTLTVAEHQVEQFGPFECEFVAVNHSIPDALAVFIRTAGGNVLHTGDFKMDQLPLDGRITDLRHFAKLGEEGVDLFMADSTNADVPGFTTAEKEIGPTLERLFGEARKRIIVASFSSHVHRVQQVLNAAAKHKRNVAFVGRSMVRNMAIAAKLGYLDVPPGILVDIKNIDNLPDHKVVLMSTGSQGEPMAALSRMASGDHRVVVGKGDTVILASSLIPGNENAVFRIINGLLKLGADVVHKGTAKVHVSGHAAAGELLYCYNILKPLNAMPVHGETRHLIANGKIAEESGLPTDRVILSDNGTVIDLRDHKALVVGQVEVGFVYVDGSSVGEITDADLKDRRVLGDEGFISIITVINRATGKVVSGPEIHARGVAEDDSVFDEIIPKINAALEDAVLNHSDHTNHQLQQVVRRVIGTWVNRKLRRRPMIIPVVLEA from the coding sequence ATGACCCAAACCGCCCTTCCCGGACTCGCAACACCGCCGAAACTGCCCAAGGGCACCCTTCGGATCGTGCCGCTCGGTGGACTGGGAGAGATCGGCCGCAACATGGCCGTCTTCGAGATCGACGGCAAACTGCTCGTCGTGGACTGCGGCGTGCTCTTCCCCGAAGAGACGCAGCCCGGCGTCGACCTCATCCTGCCCGATTTCTCCTACATCGAGGACCGGCTGGACGACGTCGTCGCCATTGTGCTGACCCACGGCCACGAGGACCACATCGGCGCCGTTCCCTACCTGCTGCGCCTGCGCCCTGACCTGCCCCTGGTGGGTTCGCAGCTGACGCTTGCCCTCGTCGAGGCCAAGCTCCAGGAACACCGGATCAAGCCGTACACCCTGACCGTGGCCGAGCACCAGGTGGAACAGTTCGGGCCCTTCGAATGCGAATTCGTGGCCGTGAACCACTCCATCCCGGACGCCTTGGCGGTCTTCATCCGCACCGCCGGCGGCAACGTCCTGCACACGGGCGACTTCAAGATGGACCAGCTTCCCCTTGACGGCCGCATCACGGACCTCCGCCACTTCGCCAAGCTCGGCGAGGAAGGCGTGGACCTGTTCATGGCCGACTCCACCAACGCGGATGTGCCCGGCTTCACCACCGCCGAGAAGGAGATAGGCCCCACCCTGGAGCGCCTGTTCGGGGAGGCCCGGAAGCGCATCATCGTGGCGTCCTTCTCCTCGCATGTGCACCGCGTGCAGCAGGTCCTCAACGCCGCCGCCAAGCACAAGCGCAACGTCGCCTTCGTCGGCCGCTCCATGGTCCGCAACATGGCCATCGCGGCCAAGCTTGGCTACCTCGATGTGCCGCCGGGAATCCTGGTGGACATCAAGAACATCGACAACCTGCCGGACCACAAGGTGGTCCTGATGTCCACGGGTTCCCAGGGCGAGCCCATGGCGGCATTGTCGCGCATGGCCAGCGGCGACCACCGCGTGGTCGTCGGCAAGGGCGACACCGTGATCCTGGCCTCGAGCCTGATCCCGGGCAACGAGAACGCCGTGTTCCGCATCATCAACGGCCTGCTCAAGCTCGGCGCCGACGTGGTGCACAAGGGCACGGCCAAGGTGCATGTCTCCGGCCACGCCGCCGCAGGGGAACTGCTCTACTGCTACAACATCCTCAAGCCGCTCAACGCCATGCCGGTGCACGGGGAAACCCGGCACCTCATCGCCAACGGCAAGATCGCCGAGGAATCCGGCCTCCCCACGGACCGGGTCATCCTCAGCGACAACGGCACCGTCATCGACCTCAGGGACCACAAAGCCCTGGTCGTGGGACAGGTCGAGGTGGGCTTCGTCTACGTGGACGGCTCCAGCGTGGGCGAAATCACCGACGCCGACCTCAAGGACCGCCGGGTGCTCGGCGATGAGGGCTTCATCTCCATCATCACGGTCATCAACCGCGCCACCGGCAAGGTTGTTTCGGGGCCCGAGATCCACGCCCGCGGCGTGGCCGAGGACGATTCGGTGTTCGACGAGATCATCCCCAAGATCAACGCCGCGCTCGAAGACGCCGTCCTGAACCACTCCGACCACACGAACCACCAGCTGCAGCAGGTGGTCCGGCGCGTGATCGGAACCTGGGTGAACCGCAAGCTGCGCCGCCGCCCCATGATCATCCCGGTGGTCCTGGAAGCATAG
- the recA gene encoding recombinase RecA gives MAAAPDREKALEAALAQIDKQFGKGSVMRLGDEVRAPIEVIPTGSIALDVALGIGGLPRGRVVEIYGPESSGKTTVALHAVANAQKAGGIAAFIDAEHALDPDYAAKLGVDTDALLVSQPDTGEQALEIMDMLIGSGSLDIIVIDSVAALVPRAEIEGEMGDSHVGLQARLMSQALRKITGRLSQTKTTAIFINQLREKIGVFFGSPETTTGGKALKFYASVRIDVRRIQTLKEGADSVGNRTKAKIVKNKMAPPFKIAEFDIIYGQGISREGGIIDMGVEHGIIKKSGSWFTYDGDQLGQGMENSRRFLRDNPELAQELERLIKEKLGVGVKPAETETSPKLKAVDG, from the coding sequence ATGGCGGCAGCCCCGGATCGTGAAAAGGCGCTCGAAGCAGCGCTTGCCCAGATTGACAAGCAGTTCGGCAAAGGCTCCGTCATGCGCCTTGGCGACGAAGTCCGCGCACCCATCGAGGTCATCCCGACCGGTTCGATCGCCCTGGACGTAGCCCTGGGAATTGGTGGCCTGCCCCGCGGCCGCGTCGTGGAGATCTACGGTCCCGAATCCTCAGGTAAGACCACCGTGGCCCTGCACGCTGTCGCAAATGCGCAGAAGGCGGGCGGGATCGCCGCGTTCATCGACGCCGAACACGCCTTGGACCCTGACTACGCCGCCAAGCTCGGTGTGGACACGGATGCCCTCTTGGTCTCGCAGCCGGACACCGGTGAGCAGGCCCTGGAAATCATGGACATGCTGATCGGTTCCGGTTCCTTGGACATCATCGTCATTGACTCCGTGGCCGCACTGGTTCCCCGCGCTGAAATCGAAGGCGAAATGGGCGACTCCCATGTCGGCCTCCAGGCCCGTCTCATGAGCCAGGCGCTCCGGAAGATCACCGGCCGCCTGAGCCAGACCAAGACCACGGCCATCTTCATCAACCAGCTGCGCGAGAAGATCGGCGTGTTCTTTGGATCGCCGGAAACCACCACCGGTGGCAAGGCCTTGAAGTTCTACGCCTCCGTGCGCATCGACGTCCGCCGTATCCAGACCCTCAAGGAGGGCGCGGACTCGGTCGGTAACCGCACCAAGGCCAAGATCGTCAAGAACAAGATGGCACCGCCCTTCAAGATCGCCGAGTTCGACATCATCTACGGCCAGGGCATTTCCCGCGAGGGCGGCATCATCGACATGGGTGTGGAACACGGCATCATCAAGAAGTCGGGTTCCTGGTTCACCTACGACGGCGACCAGCTGGGCCAGGGCATGGAAAACTCCCGGCGTTTCCTGCGGGACAACCCCGAGCTCGCCCAGGAACTGGAGCGCCTGATCAAGGAAAAGCTCGGCGTCGGCGTCAAGCCGGCAGAGACCGAGACCTCCCCGAAGCTGAAGGCCGTTGACGGCTAG
- a CDS encoding helix-turn-helix domain-containing protein has protein sequence MVKQPVSVNGVVRWKDVGLAEKAQSEQKERKMVVLRHEIGDVLRDVRQRQGRTLREVSHSARVSLGYLSEVERGQKEASSELLSSICSALDVPLSSMLREVSDRVAVAEGVAVPDTVPQEFAQRYGRDMDLSEDFTQGMLSGAR, from the coding sequence ATGGTTAAGCAGCCCGTATCCGTGAACGGCGTTGTCCGCTGGAAGGATGTGGGCTTGGCCGAAAAGGCACAGAGCGAACAGAAGGAGCGCAAAATGGTTGTACTACGCCACGAAATCGGTGATGTACTGCGCGATGTCCGCCAGCGTCAAGGCCGTACACTCCGCGAAGTCTCGCACAGCGCACGCGTCTCCCTTGGCTACCTGAGCGAAGTTGAACGCGGCCAGAAGGAAGCCTCCTCGGAGCTCCTGTCCTCGATCTGCTCCGCACTGGACGTCCCGTTGTCCAGCATGCTCCGCGAAGTCAGCGACCGCGTTGCGGTGGCTGAGGGCGTGGCGGTTCCGGACACTGTCCCGCAGGAATTCGCGCAGCGCTACGGCCGCGACATGGACCTGAGCGAGGATTTCACGCAGGGCATGCTCTCCGGCGCCCGGTAA
- a CDS encoding DUF3046 domain-containing protein, whose product MRISDFWRLMDDEFGAGYSRVLGSSLVLAGVGGKTAVEALASGRGPREVWLAICDVQDVPPERRLGRDVKPSAG is encoded by the coding sequence GTGCGGATTAGTGACTTCTGGCGGCTGATGGACGACGAGTTCGGGGCGGGGTATTCCCGGGTCCTGGGCAGCTCGCTCGTCTTGGCCGGTGTGGGCGGCAAGACCGCCGTGGAGGCCCTGGCCTCGGGCCGCGGCCCCCGCGAGGTCTGGCTGGCCATCTGTGATGTCCAGGACGTGCCGCCGGAGCGCAGGCTGGGCCGCGACGTCAAACCGTCCGCAGGCTGA
- the dapA gene encoding 4-hydroxy-tetrahydrodipicolinate synthase: protein MSDSRSSVPALGTLLTAMVTPFTKDGDVDYRQAAELAGKLVDDGCDGLVVTGTTGETSTLTDEENLGMFRAVKEAVGDRAAIIAGTGTNDTAHSIHLSQEAAKLGVDALLIVTPYYNKPSQAGVRAHFEAIASATDLPVMLYDIPGRSGIQIAPETMIGLAAHPNIVAVKDAKADFAAATRVMAETDLLFYSGDDGLTLQWMAIGAVGLIGVTTHVATRRFRELVDAVNANDLATARRINFELEPVVRATMARVQGAVAAKQILKWQGVLPNSIVRLPLVEPDAVEIAIIREDLAGAGMDFTV from the coding sequence ATGTCTGACTCTCGCTCGAGCGTTCCTGCGCTCGGTACCCTCCTGACCGCCATGGTCACGCCTTTCACCAAGGACGGCGACGTGGACTACCGGCAGGCGGCAGAACTCGCGGGCAAGCTCGTGGACGACGGCTGCGACGGCCTCGTGGTGACGGGCACCACGGGAGAAACCTCCACCCTCACCGACGAGGAAAACCTCGGCATGTTCCGTGCCGTGAAGGAAGCCGTGGGGGACCGGGCCGCCATCATCGCCGGCACGGGAACCAACGACACCGCCCACTCGATCCACCTTTCCCAGGAAGCGGCCAAGCTGGGCGTCGACGCTCTCCTGATCGTTACCCCCTACTACAACAAGCCGAGCCAGGCAGGCGTCCGCGCCCACTTCGAGGCCATCGCCTCCGCCACCGATCTGCCGGTCATGCTCTACGACATCCCGGGACGCTCCGGCATCCAGATCGCCCCGGAAACCATGATCGGCCTGGCCGCCCACCCCAACATCGTCGCGGTCAAGGACGCCAAGGCAGATTTCGCCGCCGCGACCCGGGTCATGGCCGAAACCGATCTCCTGTTCTACTCCGGCGACGACGGCCTGACCCTGCAGTGGATGGCCATCGGCGCCGTCGGCCTGATCGGCGTCACCACGCACGTGGCCACCCGCCGGTTCCGCGAACTGGTCGATGCCGTCAATGCCAACGACCTCGCCACGGCCCGCAGGATCAACTTCGAACTCGAACCCGTGGTCCGTGCCACCATGGCCCGGGTCCAAGGCGCCGTGGCCGCCAAACAGATTCTTAAATGGCAGGGAGTCCTGCCCAACTCGATTGTCCGCTTGCCCCTCGTGGAGCCGGACGCCGTCGAGATCGCAATCATCCGCGAGGATTTGGCAGGAGCCGGAATGGACTTCACCGTCTAG
- a CDS encoding MarR family winged helix-turn-helix transcriptional regulator codes for MVAMSNPLQSTPEPAAAGDSVDDALQQVEHQLSLLWRRARSLSHQLSRQVHPDMEPAAYGLLTIIRREGTIRLTDLATCIGVGKPSVSRQIAFLESIGMVSKEADPQDGRAQSIRLTAKGEEKMHQVQDARRQVFRERLGEWPVDDIQTLAEYMRRLNATYGEPTAKD; via the coding sequence ATGGTTGCCATGAGCAATCCTCTCCAGAGCACGCCTGAACCGGCTGCAGCAGGCGACTCAGTGGATGACGCCCTGCAGCAGGTGGAACACCAGCTGAGCCTGCTCTGGCGCCGCGCCCGTTCCCTGTCGCACCAGCTCTCGCGCCAGGTGCACCCGGACATGGAACCGGCTGCCTACGGCCTGCTCACCATCATCCGCCGCGAAGGCACTATCAGGCTGACAGACCTCGCCACGTGCATCGGCGTCGGGAAGCCCTCGGTGAGCCGCCAGATCGCTTTCCTGGAAAGCATCGGCATGGTCTCCAAGGAGGCCGATCCTCAGGACGGCCGCGCCCAGTCCATCCGGCTGACGGCCAAGGGCGAGGAAAAGATGCACCAGGTTCAGGACGCCCGGCGGCAGGTCTTCCGGGAGCGCCTCGGCGAGTGGCCCGTGGATGACATCCAGACCCTGGCCGAGTACATGCGCCGGCTCAACGCCACGTACGGCGAACCGACCGCCAAGGACTGA